Within the Chlorocebus sabaeus isolate Y175 chromosome 19, mChlSab1.0.hap1, whole genome shotgun sequence genome, the region TTTCCTTTGAGTAGCAATTGGAGGAAAGGTTTTGGCAATCAAGCTGGACAACAACTGAAAATCCAATCAGGATAAACTGCTTCAGACATGTGACTGGAAAATGATTGGGTTATAATGGGCTTAAAAGGAGTGGGACCTTCTGATCTGGCCTCAGAAAGGACTTTGAAGAGCAAGCAGCATTGTTCGCCTGCAGAAGCAGTGCTGCTGGTCTCTGGACAAATttctctgggaggtggagacaagGAAGCTCCAGCTTTGCTTTCCCTCGTGGCCCAGAGTGGAGCATACTGAGCTGCACTGAATCATCTGGATGCACACGAAACTTTAGGAACTGGTGAGCTGAGAAATTTGGTATCTTTCATTTTGCCTCTCTAAAACtagagttggcaaactttttctgtgaaggactagatggtaaatattttagtcaTTGTGATTCTCTGCTTCAACTACAGTAGTCTTCCCTTATCCAGGGTTTTACTTTTCGTGCTTTCAGTTACCTGCGGTTCCAAAATATTAATTGGAAAACTCCAGAACTAggcaattcataagttttaagtcGCCAGCCCTTCTGAGTAGTGTGATAAGCTCTTGAGTCAGCCCTGCCCTGGGATGGTAATCCTCCCTTTGTCCCGAGTCCCCATGCTGTTGGCTGTTTGCGCTCTCTGTACCTTAGTCACTTAGGAGCCATCGCAGTTACCAGAGTGACTGTCCTGGTGGTAtctcagtgcttgtgttcaaTTAACCCTTATGGTACtcaataatggccccaaagcacaagggTAGCCAGGCTGGCGATTCCAATATGCCAGAGAGAAgctgtaaagtgcttcctttaagtgaaaatgggaaagtttttaatgtaataaggaaagaaaacacaatcATATGCTAAGGTTGCCAAGATCTACAGTACATAAAGATATTTTGCCAGCGAGAGACTGCATTCACATAcctttaatttaaataatttatttttttgagatggagtttcactcttgccgcccaggctggagtgcagtggcatgatctcagctcactgcaacccctgcctcccgggttcaagtgattcttctgcctcagcctcccaaataactgagattacagatgctcgccactacgcccagctaattgttgtatttttagtagagacgggtttcaccatgttggccaggctggtctcaaactcctgacctcaggtgatccacccacctcagcctcccaaaggcttacaggcatgagccaccacaccctgcctcacataccttttattacagtatattgttatttttttttattcttaaccTCTTACTGtgcttatttataaattaaacttgatcacatgtgtgtgtgtatatatatataaaaacatagtaTATGTTGAATTTGGTTCCATCTGCAGTTGCAGGCATCCACTTCGGGGGTCTTGGAATATATGCCCCaaagataaggggggactactgtactcAACTCTGTCATAAAAGTGCGAAAGCAACCATGGACAACAGCACTAAACAAATGATCATGGCCGTGTTTCACAGCACTTTATGGTGAACACTGACATTttgaatgttatttaattttaacgtcataaaatattcctttttcttttttctttttcttttctttttttttttttttgagacagagtctcgctctgtcacccaggttggagtgcagtggtgcgatcttggccactgcaacctccacctcccaggttcaagagattctcctgcctcagcctcctgagtagttgagtagctgggattacaggcatctgctaccatgcctggctaatttttgtatttgtagtagagaaggggtttcaccatgttggccaggctggtctggaactcctgagctcaagtgattcatgcccacctgggcctcccaaagtgctgggattacaggtgtgagccaccacgccccgcctccTTTTGCTTATTCCCccagatttaaaaatgtaaaagtttggccgggcgtggtggctcacgcctgtaatccagtactttggaaggctgaggcgggcggaacacaaggttaggagattgagaccatcctggctaacacggtgaaaccccttctctactaaaaacaccaaaaattagccgggcgcggtggcgggcgcctgtggtcccagctactcgggaggctgaggcaggagaatggcgtggacccgggaggcggagcttgcagtgagtggagattgcgccactgcactccagcctgggcgacagagcgagactccgtctcaaaaaaaaaaaaaaaaaaaaagaaaaagaaaaagaaaagaaaagaaaaaaatgtaatcttaataatagaaaaaagtaagaaaacaataccttaaaaatataagaaacattCTTGGCTTCTTGACTGTACAAAAACAGGGGAAAGGCCAATTTTCCAATTCCTGTCTTAAACCATTGTTTGCCAAAATGTAGTTGATATTCCATTAGTGAACTATAAAACAAGTTTAGTGGGCTGTCAGCTTATACAAAGAAATAGGATTTTTTGCCATCAATTATaaaagtcacccaggctggatgcagtgacatgattatagctcactataacctcaaactcctgggcttgcaAGGTATATTTTACATCTTGTGTGGTAGGCAGTAATAAATGCTAAGTTGAAAAATAGCATTGAAGGTTAGAACATATGAGTTAAGGAGGTTGTGATTTTTGATATTGTGGTCAGGGAAGCCTTGCTGAGGAGGAACCACTGACATGAGGCAAACCAGGAGCCTAGATGGGGTTAATCTGGGGAAAGAGGCATGCAAGGTCCGGGAACAAcagttctgaaaaagaaaaaggtctgGTGTGTTCCAGACTCATGGGGCTCAGGATGGCTGCAGCAGAGCAAGAGGAGTTAGCAAGGGCAATAACGACCTAAGGTTCTATGGGGAAATTTTAAGTTTACTGGTATTTCCTATGAATGAGATGGAAAGTCATTGAAGACTTAAGAGCAAAATATACTTGCTCCCCTGTATATTTTAACAGGGACACTGGGGCCACCATGGGGAGATCTGACAACTTTTAAGACTGGCAACTTCTGCAATGATCCAGGGAGAGAACATAGTACCTTCCATCAGGGAGGTGGCAGTGGATATAGAAGAGAGTAGGCAGATTCCGGATATCTTTAGAAGATAGAGCAGACTGAGTTTGCTAATTGATTGACTGTGGTGTATGAGAGAAAGTCTGTCAAAGGACGACTCTGAAGTTTGTAGACTGAGCAACTGGGTTTACTGAGAAAAGGAACATTACAGGAACAgcaaagggtgtgtgtgtgtgtgtgtgtgtgtgtgtgtgtgtgtgttgtagcTTTTATTGTGTATGTGATGGGGTCTCATttggctgcccaggctggagtgcagtgccatgaacATCGctttgaagtcctgggctcaagtgttcctcttggctcagcctcccaagtagctgggactacaggtgtgtaccactatgccaagctagttttttttttaatttttaaatttttttggtagagttggggtcttgctatgttgcccaggcttagaGCAGAATGTTTTTGAGAGAAGTTTTGTTCAAGTTGGCTAGAAACCTTAGACGTCTGAGAGAGTACATCTGGGATGAGGAGGAGGTGAGTGAGGCATCTAGAGTGCAAAATTTAGAGGCGAGCACTCTGAGATGTTCCATCTGCACCTCCTGAAATCTTGCTTCCTTTGCCTCACAACTGCAGAAGACTAGGGTAGGAGAGAGAggtaaatttgaaattataccatttaaaatgtttcaagcCTTATTTCTGATGTGTAAAACAGTGATGTTGATAGTTATCTCAgtgttttaagggaagatacaATAAAGTAATgattttgtcttttgaaataaatattgactATTGTCACATGGTTGCACTTAGGTGGCAATTTGTAAAAAGACAGCTCTGGAAGTTGAAGAGACCAGTGGCTTCAAgcaaaaagtaaattgaaaatggGAGATGTCTTTTTGTGTAAGGAAGTGGAATCACCAAAGAAGAATTTGAGAGAATCCAAAGAAAGCAACAAAGATGATGAAGATCCAGATCTGATCTTTGTTGGGGTGGAACATGTACATAAAGACGCTGAAATTATCTTTGTCGGGATGATTTCAAATTCAAAACCAGTCGTTTCAAACATTTTGAACAGAGTCACCCCAGGCTCAAATTCAAGAAGAAGGAAAGGCCACTTCCGTCAAGATCCTGCTCACGTGTGGCAACCTGCAAATCATGTGTCCTCTATGGCAAAAGCCATCAGGCCAGTTTCTCCATCTGAGGGGAGATCTACAGATAGTCCTGTCACTACGAAGTCTTCACCTGAACCTGCTTATAAAATGAGCTCACCACACGTTGTTTCTCCCAATTCCTCAGATTCTCTCCCTCCAGGGACTCAGCATCTAGTTGGAGCTATGTTCTCTGGAGGAGGCAGAAGTGAGAGTTCTCCTGATTCAAAGCGACTTTCCACTTCAgatataaacagcagaaattccAAAAGGGTTAAACCCAGGGATGAAATCCTAGGGGTACATTCTTTAGCTGTGGTCCCTTCAGATAGCTCTTCTATAATAAGCACAAATACACCCTCACAGGGGGTCTGCAACTCATCAAACCACATTCAGAATGGAGCAACATTTCCTTGGGCTGATGCTAATGCAAAGGCACATTTCAAACTTAGGAATCCAGAGAGAGCAAATGGGTCTGATGGCCTGGTAATAACAGACATTTCAAGTCTAGCAAGTCAAAAGAAGATCTTTGATCCCAGGAAAGAAAATCCCATCGTGTTACTTAGCGACTTTTACTATGGACAGCATAAAGGAGATGGGCAGCCAGAACAGAAGACTCACACCACCTTTAAATGCCTCAGTTGCGTGAAAGTTCTAAAAAATATTAAGTTTATGAATCACATGAAGCATCATTTGGAGTTTGAGAAGCAGAGGAACGACAGTTGGGAAAACCACACCACCTGCCAGCACTGCCACCGGCAGTTTCCCACTCCCTTCCAGCTACAGTGTCACATTGACAGTGTGCACATCGCCATGGGGCCCTCTGCTGTCTGTAAGATCTGTGAATTGTCATTCAAAACAGATCAGGTCCTCTTACAACACATGAAGGACCATCATAAGCCTGGTGAAATGCCCTATGTGTGCCAGGTTTGCCATTACAGATCGTCGGTCTTTGCTGATGTGGAAACACATTTTAGAACGTGCCATGAAAACACAAAGTATTTGCTTTGTCTGTTTTGTCTCAAACTTTTCAAAACTGCGATACCATACATGAATCATTGCTGGAGGCACAGCAGAAGGAGAGTCCTTCGATGTTCCAAGTGCCGACTACAGTTTTTGACGTTGAAGGAGGAAATAGAGCACAAAACCAAGAaccatcaaacatttaaaaagccgGAGCAACTGCAAGGGTTGCCTCGTGAAACAAAAGTTATTATTCAAACTTCAGTTCAGCCAGGATCAAGTGGTGTGGCTTCCATTATTGTGAGTGACACTGACCCTCCGCCTTCACCTGTAAAAACTAAAACGATGGCTATGAACACTGGAGAttccagactcccttgcagcAAGGATTCTCGCTGAAAATATGTTCGACTCACTTCCAGGAGTTGTGAAAAAGCAGAAGTGAGGCTAGGCCGTGTGTGCTTTGTGGCTGTAGATGCTAGCAAGCAATGTCATCAACTGTCAGGTTTTATTTACAGTGACATCTCATCAGCTCCCTATCGTCAAGAAGTAGCTCCAAAGTCTTCGTGCCCTTTCCCAGTCAAAGGCTTCCAACAAGCCATCCCCTATTCTGATCTCAGaggtttttcttgtttattaactttaaataaatggaataacacAAATATTCTTgtctttggctttttaaaataagtgagatggctgggcgtgatggttcatgcctgtaatcccatcactttgggaggctgaggcgggtggatcacttgaggtcaggagtttgagaccaggctggccaacatagtgaaaccccttctctacataaaatagaaaaattagccaagtgtagtggtaggtgcctgtagtcccagctcctcgggaggctgaggcaggagaatcacttgaacctgggtaggggagtttgcagtgagctgagatcgcgcaactgccctccagtctgggtgacagagcaagactctgtctcaaaataaagtaaaataaaataagtgagatGCATTTTTGCTGTGTGTAGCAGTAGcacattctttttcattgctgggTAGAATTTTGTTGTGTGACTGG harbors:
- the ZNF280A gene encoding zinc finger protein 280A, producing the protein MGDVFLCKEVESPKKNLRESKESNKDDEDPDLIFVGVEHVHKDAEIIFVGMISNSKPVVSNILNRVTPGSNSRRRKGHFRQDPAHVWQPANHVSSMAKAIRPVSPSEGRSTDSPVTTKSSPEPAYKMSSPHVVSPNSSDSLPPGTQHLVGAMFSGGGRSESSPDSKRLSTSDINSRNSKRVKPRDEILGVHSLAVVPSDSSSIISTNTPSQGVCNSSNHIQNGATFPWADANAKAHFKLRNPERANGSDGLVITDISSLASQKKIFDPRKENPIVLLSDFYYGQHKGDGQPEQKTHTTFKCLSCVKVLKNIKFMNHMKHHLEFEKQRNDSWENHTTCQHCHRQFPTPFQLQCHIDSVHIAMGPSAVCKICELSFKTDQVLLQHMKDHHKPGEMPYVCQVCHYRSSVFADVETHFRTCHENTKYLLCLFCLKLFKTAIPYMNHCWRHSRRRVLRCSKCRLQFLTLKEEIEHKTKNHQTFKKPEQLQGLPRETKVIIQTSVQPGSSGVASIIVSDTDPPPSPVKTKTMAMNTGDSRLPCSKDSR